One Rhizoctonia solani chromosome 2, complete sequence DNA segment encodes these proteins:
- a CDS encoding C2H2 zinc finger, which yields MSGKRRRHSTSSSNEHGRIEPQTKARGLESIDPDGKLPRTSDSNPPRYLVCSLPPTCAPPRHPTSLGSLRELEEHYKKYHTHICKEGNCRNEPGGAKIFPDARMLELHQTEYHDELARIKNERGESTFACFLESCPKKFRTPKGRRLHLIDAHGYPKLFFFAVTKHGVGGLLARYGEGATLIRKPWKPRAENQGAGKEESDSDGDDDTKSSSALHNTVDQPATPLAAEAGPSRTPSVPLSQPREDLDDLASSMKSLSLVPTSIRFGRGVRRAGFVRGTTRGTSRVAWGRSSKKEES from the exons ATGTCCGGTAAACGACGCCGACATTCCACTTCTTCTTCCAACGAACATGGCCGGATTGAGCCTCAAACAAAAGCCCGTGGATTAGAATCTATTGATCCAGATGGAAAACTTCCCCGAACTTCGGATAGCAATCCACCTAGATATCTTGTTTGTTCTTTGCCTCCTACTTGTGCGCCTCCTCGACATCCAACCTCATTAGGATCTCTAAGGGAACTAGAAGAGCATTATAAGAAGTACCATACTCATATCTGTAAAGAGGGAAATTGTCGTAACGAACCTGGGGGAGCCAAGATATTTCCGGATGCCCGGATGCTCGAGTTG CACCAGACAGAGTACCACGATGAGTTAGCAAGAATAAAGAACGAACGAGGCGAAAGTACC TTTGCTTGCTTTCTTGAGTCGTGTCCTAAAAAATTCCGTACTCCAAAGGGgagaaggctgcatttgatcGATGCCCATGGATATCCCAAGCTCTTTTTCTTTGCGGTGACCAAACATGGCGTCGGTGGCTTATTGGCACGCTATGGGGAGGGTGCTACTCTAATTCGCAAGCCATGGAAGCCTAGGGCAGAGAATCAAGGTGCTGGAAAGGAAGAGAGCGATAGTGACGGTGATGACGACACAAAGAGCAGTTCGGCGCTACATAACACTGTTGATCAGCCGGCCACCCCCCTAGCGGCGGAAGCTGGGCCATCACGAACACCTTCTGTCCCACTATCGCAACCTCGCGAGGATTTGGATGACCTAGCTTCATCTATGAAGAGCCTGAGCCTTGTTCCCACCAGCATCCGGTTTGGTCGTGGCGTGCGGAGGGCTGGGTTTGTGCGAGGCACCACAAGAGGAACAAGCCGCGTTGCTTGGGGACGCAGCTCGAAGAAAGAAGAGTCATGA